From Arachis hypogaea cultivar Tifrunner chromosome 3, arahy.Tifrunner.gnm2.J5K5, whole genome shotgun sequence:
gacctaattgaaaattttgtgaaactatagggaccaacagaataattaaaccttattattattattattattattattattattattattattattattacataattTCAGCACATTATGTtggtgttattattattattattattattattattattattattattttgtctaTGGTATCTCCTAGTTcgacaggttaaggactaattcgtcagaaattttaatttcattcaagGGTTCTGTCGTTAgccaataaattattgtatacaCAAGACGACATTCGAACATCCGACATTTATTTAAGTTGACAAATGAATTGATTATTCAACAAACCTAAGTTggtttcattattttattttattttattgctatTAATGCATATAAAAATCATTATGATATATATCACCATTAATATCACATGGAGTGTTGAATTGAAGCTCTAGCCCGTAAGAAGAAGAAAGTTAAGAAAGATGTTATTTAATTAGTGAATGTAAAAAAGGAATTTTCGGGCTGTTATTTGCTGTTTCTTAAATATTTCTGCTATAATTATAAGGAATATACAACAAGTTGCAATTTGACGCGTGTCAAGAAGAATTAATTAAGCATAGACAAATAAAAACAGAAGCAGCTATGCTACACGCCGAAAGAGTTAAGTTAATTATAGCTATATATTTAGAGCACGTTAGAAAAAATTGGAATTAGGCGTAGGGATGAGTCATGTATGATGTTCCATaaataaatcataataattttgcGTCAAATAATATTCCAATGAATAAAGACTATTATTGTTCTTGTCTTGTTTACTCAAACTAGCAAATTAGCAACGAGCGTGTACGCTTTCACATGTCATCTATTCTATTTCCAATGACTTCTTCTACGTAACACAAAAATTGATAAATATGAAAGGAGAATAAGAATATATCTGTGTctcgatttttcttttttttttctttctttagctTAACAAGCAATCattaaattaaagaataattCTATGATAATAACAAGTGAGATAGAAGATAAGCTAAtaagtacttttttttttctagaaaTGAAATGATTATGAATATGACACGAAAAGGACGAGAAAGGAGCACATGTGTTATGTTGTGTGTATGGTAGAAGAaatgaagagagaagaagaagaagaagaagtcacaAATCAGGAGGAAGCGCCCACGATATACATCGAAAACCGCTTTTGGGTTTTAACTTTTTTTGTCTATTTCGTCTCTGTTTTTTTCTGCTtggtttatttaatttattttcctttctttctattttactaCTTTGGGTCCCACTCTCCCCTTCTATAGTCTTCTAGATCATACCACTTGAATCAAACAACAATCTTTCATTTTTGTGCTTAGATTTATAAGCATGATTGATTATTGTGGTTATTAATTGAGGAGGGGGCCGggggaagaagtggaagaaagatAGAGAGATTGCATGCAAGTGAGGGAGGAAGGGGCCAATTATATAGCTTGGTGGTAATGTGGTGAAAGTACAATGAGTGTGATGATTCATGATTCCATGTATGTCAGATAATTTGATTGCATTGCATGTGTTATACTCAATGATATAAAAATCACATAAGTGTTGCCTGTTGGGGATGCAAGGTTTGGTCACCAATTAACGTCAGAAGCGCCCCTTACCTTTGGTATTTTGGATCAATCCACCTGAGATACATATATGTATGTGTCAAGTGGGGTACCATGGTGGTTGTGATACATCATCACTCTTATGTATATGGGGTCATCACTCATATCCCTTCCTCATAGCCTCATAGCCATCATTTGATTTCACGCcacaatatattattatataggaaattttactaaattaattGGTAAAAGACATGTATATTACatctgattttttttgttattcaaaatcactttttacTGCAATATTACGTACCCTTAATTACCACAGGCAAATTTTTGTAGTTATGAAAGTTTAAAATGTGTTATACTCAATTATGGAAAATAGTGTATTTTTTATGGATatggaaatattttttttaaattaaaatttataaatcggAGGCTCAATTTTGTTTTTGGAAATAAAACTTAGAATAAGATCTGAGGTAATAGAAAAATTTGAACCTTAAATTTGTGTgggctaaaatttttttttaagggaTAAGCAAATCGATAGATcagttttgttaaaaaaaaattataaactagACCATCAAATttgtatctttttaaaaaaaaaaaattaaaaccacaAATCTAACCTTcagatttataatataaaaaaaacattaaaatccACAAAATTGTGCTTTAGATTTGTGATCattcatacaaaaaaaatacaccaaCTCTTCACATTATTTAAAAGCACCACTAaatctcaataataaaaataaaaaatgaattactACATACTTGGCtcgatttttattatttaacctaTCTTTTTAATAAATTGGTATATGGAAGGTTACATgtgatttattttgttaatttaatattttaatttgactttTAAAAATATCGATGTGAGTTAaattgatcatttgataattttTGGTTCgcgtattatataattaaatatcacgTGACATATGACAAACTTATCTGAAGTGAAATTAATCATTTTGATTTACCTTATACATACGGCAGCATAAATTAATGGTGTGATCAATTTATCTCATGGAaatgttgatatatatatatatatatattcaaatacaGGAGTAAAACTCGAACCTAaaatttttagatgaaaataGAAAGATTATCCCATTTAAATTAGATTTTGTTGGCGAAAATGTTGATATCTTGTATCGTATACATCAATACTCAACGATGATATCAAtcatcactatatatatatatatcgccaAAGAGAACTCAACAGAAGCTATCTATGTATGTGGGTAGCAATAATACCCCAAATAATGATGCCATAAAAGTCCCATAAAATAGGTGAATGTAACGAACATAGATATGTAGCTAGGGACACCTGCTCCATTTTCACAATCATGGCCGCgtcaagattattattattattattattttcaatgcCACATTTGATGACATATATAGCTAACTATTTTGTATTGTACCGTGCTATAGCTAGCTCTCTATAGTCTACTCCGATCCCTCAGTCCCATCAATAATTTCTTTCAAGCAACCATGCAAAGTTTAATGTACTCTAATCTAGGTTGAAATTTTTGTATATTCGTTAATGAAATGGTGACAATGATGATTAATCTGAAAATTGGAAATAACATATGTATGACAAATTATATTTGCTTGAGATGCAAGTCACTTCCCTTGTTGTTCCGTTTTGAGTTTTGACCCTTTCCTTGGTTCTTAGCAAAAATTGCGATCTATAAGGAACGGAATTAATAATAGTATGAGACAGAATCTATAAAAGTTTTGGGTCAGGAATGGATATATGCTATAGCTAGCTATGATTCTTAGATATATAGTAACAACAAACACATGAAGACAAGTATATATGTCTATTCTATTTTTTGCTCGGCTGAATTCCCGGCTAAATCAGTTTATAGATTTCATATGCTTCTTACGTTCCTCTGCAACTAAAATCCACCAGTGTCTCGACAATCCTATTTCTTGGATTTTACATACAACACACCACCTTCTTATACGCCAAATAAAtattgtctctctctctctctctctctcaattcactttaatttgtCAACGTAACAAATTAATAGATCCTAGTGTTGGTTATTGTATCCCTCTTCAATATTGGGTTTGGTTAAGATGTGCtcatatcttaaaaaaaatgtaacttttttatatttttatacactTTTGAAATATTAAATAGAGAAATGTTAGGACCAAcactttttatcaatattaatcAACACTTTGGGTCAATacctttgttttatatatattattagaatttagaatttaatacttaaaatttagaattgattaaaaataataaattttattagttatataatattgtttttatttttagtgtccATATCACGTGTTCTATAAACATGTATTAACTAATTTCTAATTATATTCTATGTTTTCACtcaattacaaaaaatatatacgcACATATATATACAGGGAAATTTCATGTGCTAGAATTGAACAATAAGTCCTTTAGCTTTCACTGAATGAGAAATGATAGGGACAAGagcgaaaaaatgaaaaattaactagtattttttcaaatataaaataaaaatactagtcCCTTAATATTTGTCATATATAATCaagtgaatatttttttttttggtgacatatAATCAAGTGAATATGAGTACGTCACATACATTACAGGAAATAAAAATGAatgaataattattatatatattactaaaggCGCAAATAATAATactttatacaaatatatatatatcaaatttataattatatggtTGCTAATTAATATAGCTTATAGCTAGCTAGTTATAGATAAGAGCACATACACATACATGAGACATATAGGCACTAAATAATTTATCGCTTATTAGCTTGCAATGCAACTTGTACATTCGCAATAACGGATGTAGAATTTGGAAACCCACCTTGCAATTGAAGTCAAAGATACATGCATATATATGGCGACATTAAGACAGAAAACACAATGGGAAATAGCTATCATGTTTATCTGGAAAATCTTTGATGGTAGTAATGATAATGTCTAAGGTGATGATTGCATCCATATCGCTTGGATTTAGTTAGGACTCTAATGCTGATCCAAAAAGGTGAATCTCTCAATCATATATAAATATTCTAATTCACAAAGACTCCAACttagattttgtattttggtATCATTTCCGTTTTGTTTCTTGGGCTAAATTGTGGTACCACAAACCACAACTTCCAAAAAATTTCCAATCGTTAGAAACTTTATCTACTATAGTAATTATTAAACCTAGCACTGCATGTGGAGCCATATTCCCAACTGCTTCAATATATATATCAACAAgtttccatgtctttttatgtCTATTGTTGCTTACATGTTCTTTTTCATGCCACTATAATTCTGACATTATACCTTAATCATCATTACTGCTGCTAACTTTGTCAAAATTCACACGATAAAAGTCTCGATGGGATTTTTTATATTACAGAAAATTTTCCAAATTAGATCATTATTATACAACAAAAAGCTAAAAAGAGAAACTCTAAATTAGGTgatcaccatatatatataataaaaaattaatcacagGGATATGTGCAGTATAATGGTGATCTTGAGTCTTATTTGGTGTATTCTTGTATGAAATAgagtaataataattaatgttttgGGTAACATTCGAATTAAATTCGCCCactccaaaaataatattttctcttaattttttttaacttaaacaCAATCTGATatgatgaaaaaaagaatattaagaaCATGTATCTGATTAATAATCGTCCAAACTCTGATTCAATATTAAATTTGGTTGgttattatattattgtttatGCTAGACTGTTAATTATTCGATAATAATTTCGTCAAGTGAGTAGTATCTGGCACTTCAATTAGACTCTGATTGACTATTGGTCAGATTGGGTCAAGATTCCTTGCAGCAACAGCAACAGCATGCAATGCAAGTAGCATAAACTATGAAAAATTTCCAGTACGAATATACATTAAGCTAATCAAAATTTATTCATAAGTTATGCTGATCGGATTGGTATTCTAAtattaattaaagataataattgtAGGTATACCAGATTAGGGGAGAATGTCGTTTCCATATATACAATTTTTCTAGGATCAAGATTGTTGTGGTCATTCCAGTCCAAcaaacaattttatttatttgttctaGAAAATTGTGAGGGGAATATATTCCCAAAGTTCATGATATATACTATATGGTACTACTGGTACTCTTcagtaattaactttaatttatttattaatatgccCAAGAGCCAAGAATACTCTCTTCGTTCAATCAAGGCTAGAAAATAGAACCCTATGCATCCATGCGACACAATccaattgttttttctttttcttgttttgggTCAACAATCTGAATATGGTTTCACTCCAGTGTATGGCCCTAATTAAATGGGCCACAAGTTCTGTCCAATGATTGTGAAACTGATTGCAATGCCCAAATTGATTTTTTCTTTCTGGGTTTGAAAGTTCCAAATTTGAAATCttgcaaaaatatatatatatatattaggtatCTTAGATTGGTCGAATAGTTAACTCACTCGTATACTTAAGTAAATATTGGTAGTTTAAATTTCGCTTTgtactaaaccaaaaaaaaaaaaattttgctttATGCATGTAGCAATCTATTAACTAGTGATAAATCCTTAAATGAATTTCAGATCAAATTGGCCTGTGAAATGGGAGATACCGTTGCCAaccaaaaaaattagagaaaaggacaaatatgtCCTTAACCTTTTAGTTTGCGGACATTTAAATCTCCAACGActtgaaaatacatttaagtccctAACCTTCTCAAAACCTGGACACATGGATCCTTCTATTCACTTGGGTCTAGCAGACTCAATGAAAAAATCAAATATGGTTTCCGTTGTACTGGCCTGGCCGATATATAGATGTACACGTGGAGAGTTTTTAAAATAGGACAAAATAGATTCAGGGATTGATATGTCTAAATTTTGAGAAAGtcaaaaacttaaatatattttcaaactcCCAAAAATATAAATGTCGACCAAAAGGTTAAAGACTTATTTGtctttttctcaaaaaaaataaatatgtttGTGAGTGAGAAAGGTCACGGGCAGAGTAATATGCTGTGGTTTGGAATGAAAATTAGCATAGTGAAGTAAAAGTAATGAAACATTAAGAAAAAGCAAAGAATAATAATGTGCAAGTTGAATAACAATGATTGTAAGTTGCTGTGGTTCATCATCCTTGTGCTTCTCTTTGATCACTTGACTTCAGAATCAGAGAGTCTTGAATTCGCATGCAAGCCACCACGCCATAGCACCTATCCTTTCTGCAACACCTCCCTCACCATCTCAGTCAGAGCTCAATCCCTTATCTCACTCCTCACACTCTCCGAGAAGCTTCAGCGCCTCACAACCAACTCCTCATCCATTCCCAGGCTCGGCATTCCTCCCTACCAGTGGCGGAACCACGCTCTCCATGGTGTTGCAGCCACCACTGTTGCTTCCGCAACAAGCTTCCCTCAGGTGATACTCACAGCGGCTTCATTCAATAGGACGCTTTGGTATTTGATTGGTTCTGCCATTGGCGTGGAGGGAAGGGCTTTGTACAATGCTGGACTAGCTGGTTTGACTTTTTGGTCTCCAAATGTCAACGTTTTTAGGGACCCTCGGTGGGGGAGGGGACAAGAGACCCCTGGTGAGGATCCTATGGTTTCTTCTGCCTATGCTTCTGAGTTTGTGAGGGGCCTCCAAGGTGGTCCTCATCATCATGGACTCTTCGTCTCTGCTTGTTGCAAACATTTTACAGCTTATGATTTGGACAAGTGGGCCAATTTCACCAAGTATAACTTCAATGCTCTTGTAAGCTTTTACTTTCTTCTCAGGTACAAATATATTCATATTCAAAAGTTTAAGCTGTTAGGTAGAGACACATGAATGGTTATATTATTTGATTGCTTGTGTTATAGGTAACACAGCAAGATTTGGAGGACACTTATCTGCCCCCATTTCGTAGTTGCATTCAACAAGGCGGAGCAAGCTGTTTGATGTGTTCTTTCAACCAAGTTAATGGTGTTCCAGCTTGTGCCAATGAGGATCTACTTGGACTAGCTAGAACCAAGTGGGGATTTCAAGGGTAACAACCTTTCTCAAAAGAACAGGATTTTGATTGAGATTGGAAAAATAACTGTCATTGCTTGTTCTGAGTGTAGGTATATCACCTCAGACTGTGATGCAGTGGCCACTGTTTATGAATATCACAAGTATGCAAAATCAGCAGAGGATGCTGTTGCTGATGTTCTCAGAGCAGGTGTTTTATTTCCCATTTTCATTTCAAGTGGATCAATGGTTTCACTGAATTCAATACACAATTTTTGTTATTTGGTTTATTTTTAGGTGTGGACATTAATTGTGGAACATACATGCTTAGACATACTCAAACTGCTATCAAACAAGGAAAGGTAAAAGAAGAGGAGCTAGATAGAGCTCTTTTCAACCTATTCTCGGTTCAACTTCGCCTAGGAATGTTTGATGGCGACCCCAGAAAGGGGCAGTTTGGGAAATTGGGGCCATGGAATGTTTGTAGCACAGAGCACAGAACCCTGGCACTTGAGGCTGCAAGGCAAGGGATTGTGCTGCTGAAGAATGAGAATAAGATCCTTCCATTGGATAGAGATTTTATTACCTCTTTAGCTGTAATTGGTCCAATGGCAACAGAAACTAAATTAGGTGGTGACTACTCAGGTATGTTATGATTGTTACACGTTATTAGTTCTATACATATAACTTTGtagtaaatactaaataataatgGTTAGGAATAGGCTGCTCCTCAAGAAGCATATATGAGGAACTCCAAGAGTTTACAAAGGGATTCTTATCGATTTCATATGCTTCTGGTTGCCATGACATAGCATGCCAATCAGTTGAAGGTTTCAATGAAGCCATTGAAACTGCTAAAGAAGCTGACTATGTTATCATAGTTGCTGGAATTGACACAACACAAGAGGGAGAGGATCTTGACAGAGATAGTCTTGTATTACCTGGTGAACAGATGGCACTTATATCCGCCATAGCCGATGCTAGTAAGCGTCCAGTGATTCTAGTACTCACTGGTGGAGGCCCCCTTGATGTTTTGTCTGCTGATAGAAACCCTCTCATTTCAAGTATTCTGTGGGTCGGTTACCCTGGTGAGGCTGGTGCAAAAGCATTGGCTGAGATTATATTTGGACTCGTTAATCCAGGTTTGAATGAATGCAGTAATCTTAATAACTCTGAAATTTTGATGACTTAATTACCTCAGAGTTGGTATTTTTGCTGCAGCTGGAAGGCTTCCAATGACATGGTATCCAGAGTCATTTACCAATGTTCCCATGAGTGACATGAACATGAGGGCTGATCCATCTCGTGGCTATCCAGGAAGAACATACCGATTCTACACTGGCACTAGAATTTACGGATTTGGACATGGCCTCAGTTACAGTGCTTTCTCATACAAGTtcttatcatcatcaccaactaAAATTAGTTTGCATAAAAGTCTAAAGGCAGAGAGATTAGAAGGTGTTGATGAGGTTCTAGTTGATGACATGCAAGATTGCAGCAAGTTGAGATTTGGAATGCAAGTTTCTGTGATGAACCTTGGTGACTTGGATGGAAGGCATGTTGTGATGTTGTTCTCTAGGTGGCCTAAAGTTCTACAAGGTTCTCCAACAACACAGCTGGTTGGTTTCAGCAGTGTGCACACTGTTTCTTATGAATCTATTGAAACAAGCATTTTGGTAGATCCTTGTCAACACTTGAGCCTTGCTCATGAGAGTGGAAAGAGGATATTACCCTTAGGCAGTTACACATTCAG
This genomic window contains:
- the LOC112791705 gene encoding probable beta-D-xylosidase 6 isoform X3, translated to MCKLNNNDCKLLWFIILVLLFDHLTSESESLEFACKPPRHSTYPFCNTSLTISVRAQSLISLLTLSEKLQRLTTNSSSIPRLGIPPYQWRNHALHGVAATTVASATSFPQVILTAASFNRTLWYLIGSAIGVEGRALYNAGLAGLTFWSPNVNVFRDPRWGRGQETPGEDPMVSSAYASEFVRGLQGGPHHHGLFVSACCKHFTAYDLDKWANFTKYNFNALVTQQDLEDTYLPPFRSCIQQGGASCLMCSFNQVNGVPACANEDLLGLARTKWGFQGYITSDCDAVATVYEYHKYAKSAEDAVADVLRAGVDINCGTYMLRHTQTAIKQGKVKEEELDRALFNLFSVQLRLGMFDGDPRKGQFGKLGPWNVCSTEHRTLALEAARQGIVLLKNENKILPLDRDFITSLAVIGPMATETKLGGDYSACQSVEGFNEAIETAKEADYVIIVAGIDTTQEGEDLDRDSLVLPGEQMALISAIADASKRPVILVLTGGGPLDVLSADRNPLISSILWVGYPGEAGAKALAEIIFGLVNPAGRLPMTWYPESFTNVPMSDMNMRADPSRGYPGRTYRFYTGTRIYGFGHGLSYSAFSYKFLSSSPTKISLHKSLKAERLEGVDEVLVDDMQDCSKLRFGMQVSVMNLGDLDGRHVVMLFSRWPKVLQGSPTTQLVGFSSVHTVSYESIETSILVDPCQHLSLAHESGKRILPLGSYTFSVRDTHHTLSLQIY
- the LOC112791705 gene encoding probable beta-D-xylosidase 6 isoform X1 gives rise to the protein MCKLNNNDCKLLWFIILVLLFDHLTSESESLEFACKPPRHSTYPFCNTSLTISVRAQSLISLLTLSEKLQRLTTNSSSIPRLGIPPYQWRNHALHGVAATTVASATSFPQVILTAASFNRTLWYLIGSAIGVEGRALYNAGLAGLTFWSPNVNVFRDPRWGRGQETPGEDPMVSSAYASEFVRGLQGGPHHHGLFVSACCKHFTAYDLDKWANFTKYNFNALVTQQDLEDTYLPPFRSCIQQGGASCLMCSFNQVNGVPACANEDLLGLARTKWGFQGYITSDCDAVATVYEYHKYAKSAEDAVADVLRAGVDINCGTYMLRHTQTAIKQGKVKEEELDRALFNLFSVQLRLGMFDGDPRKGQFGKLGPWNVCSTEHRTLALEAARQGIVLLKNENKILPLDRDFITSLAVIGPMATETKLGGDYSGIGCSSRSIYEELQEFTKGFLSISYASGCHDIACQSVEGFNEAIETAKEADYVIIVAGIDTTQEGEDLDRDSLVLPGEQMALISAIADASKRPVILVLTGGGPLDVLSADRNPLISSILWVGYPGEAGAKALAEIIFGLVNPAGRLPMTWYPESFTNVPMSDMNMRADPSRGYPGRTYRFYTGTRIYGFGHGLSYSAFSYKFLSSSPTKISLHKSLKAERLEGVDEVLVDDMQDCSKLRFGMQVSVMNLGDLDGRHVVMLFSRWPKVLQGSPTTQLVGFSSVHTVSYESIETSILVDPCQHLSLAHESGKRILPLGSYTFSVRDTHHTLSLQIY
- the LOC112791705 gene encoding probable beta-D-xylosidase 6 isoform X2, whose protein sequence is MCKLNNNDCKLLWFIILVLLFDHLTSESESLEFACKPPRHSTYPFCNTSLTISVRAQSLISLLTLSEKLQRLTTNSSSIPRLGIPPYQWRNHALHGVAATTVASATSFPQVILTAASFNRTLWYLIGSAIGVEGRALYNAGLAGLTFWSPNVNVFRDPRWGRGQETPGEDPMVSSAYASEFVRGLQGGPHHHGLFVSACCKHFTAYDLDKWANFTKYNFNALVTQQDLEDTYLPPFRSCIQQGGASCLMCSFNQVNGVPACANEDLLGLARTKWGFQGYITSDCDAVATVYEYHKYAKSAEDAVADVLRAGVDINCGTYMLRHTQTAIKQGKVKEEELDRALFNLFSVQLRLGMFDGDPRKGQFGKLGPWNVCSTEHRTLALEAARQGIVLLKNENKILPLDRDFITSLAVIGPMATETKLGGDYSGCSSRSIYEELQEFTKGFLSISYASGCHDIACQSVEGFNEAIETAKEADYVIIVAGIDTTQEGEDLDRDSLVLPGEQMALISAIADASKRPVILVLTGGGPLDVLSADRNPLISSILWVGYPGEAGAKALAEIIFGLVNPAGRLPMTWYPESFTNVPMSDMNMRADPSRGYPGRTYRFYTGTRIYGFGHGLSYSAFSYKFLSSSPTKISLHKSLKAERLEGVDEVLVDDMQDCSKLRFGMQVSVMNLGDLDGRHVVMLFSRWPKVLQGSPTTQLVGFSSVHTVSYESIETSILVDPCQHLSLAHESGKRILPLGSYTFSVRDTHHTLSLQIY